The Helianthus annuus cultivar XRQ/B chromosome 16, HanXRQr2.0-SUNRISE, whole genome shotgun sequence genome includes a window with the following:
- the LOC110918468 gene encoding UDP-arabinose 4-epimerase 1 produces MSNFNKPRSQPRPPRSYALGGVDHTEPIKKKSFVRKIVFAFSLVALCIFMLKQSPTFNSPSPFSRHEPGVTHVLVTGGAGYIGSHATLRLLKDSYRVTIVDNLSRGNIGAVKVLQDLFPEPGRLQFIYADLGDAKAVNKIFSENAFDAVMHFAAVAYVGESTLDPLKYYHNITSNTLVVLEAMATHNVNTLIYSSTCATYGEPEKMPITEETPQHPINPYGKAKKMSEDIIQDFHKNSDMAVMILRYFNVIGSDPDGRLGEAPRPELREHGRISGACFDAARGITKGLKVRGTDYKTSDGTCIRDYIDVTDLVDAHVKALENAKPGNVGIYNVGTGKGRSVKEFVEACKKATGVSIKVEYLPRRPGDYAEVFSDPSKIRRELKWSARFTDLEKSLRVAWKWQKSHHNGYEPTKASF; encoded by the exons ATGTCAAACTTCAACAAGCCAAGAAGTCAGCCAAGGCCTCCAAGATCCTATGCTTTAGGAG GTGTGGATCATACAGAGCCAATCAAGAAAAAGAGCTTTGTAAGAAAGATTGTTTTCGCTTTCAGTCTTGTAGCATTGTGCATTTTTATGCTCAAACAATCCCCTACTTTCAACAGCCCTAGCCCC TTTTCACGACACGAACCAGGGGTTACTCATGTTTTGGTAACCGGAGGTGCTGGATATATCGGTTCTCACGCTACATTACGCCTTCTTAAAGACTCCTATCGCGTAACCATAGTG GATAATCTATCGCGTGGAAACATAGGTGCCGTTAAAGTTCTTCAAGACTTGTTTCCCGAACCTGGGAGACTTCAATTCATTTATGCCGATTTGGGAGACGCAAAAGCC GTAAACAAAATCTTTTCTGAAAACGCATTCGATGCAGTGATGCATTTTGCAGCGGTTGCGTATGTTGGAGAAAGTACCCTTGATCCACTAAA GTATTATCACAATATTACATCAAATACGCTGGTAGTATTGGAGGCTATGGCGACACATAACGTTAATACTCTGATTTATTCTAGCACATGTGCTACTTACGGAGAGCCTGAAAAGATGCCGATTACAGAAGAAACTCCTCAG CACCCGATTAATCCCTACGGTAAAGCCAAAAAGATGTCAGAAGATATCATTCAGGATTTCCATAAAAACTCCGACATGGCCGTCATGATTTTAAG ATACTTCAATGTGATTGGCTCAGATCCAGATGGAAGATTAGGTGAAGCACCGAGGCCCGAATTACGTGAACATGGAAGAATATCGGGTGCGTGCTTTGATGCAGCCCGTGGGATTACCAAGGGGCTAAAG GTTCGAGGAACAGACTATAAAACGTCAGATGGGACTTGCATACGGGACTATATCGATGTTACCGATTTAGTTGATGCTCATGTAAAAGCACTCGAAAATGCCAAACCCGGGAACGTTGGAATTTATAATGTGGGTACAGGAAAAG GTAGATCAGTTAAAGAATTTGTGGAAGCCTGTAAGAAGGCAACAGGGGTCTCAATTAAAGTAGAATATCTGCCACGTAGACCCGGTGACTATGCTGAGGTGTTCAGTGACCCGTCAAAGATACGCCGAGAACTTAAGTGGTCAGCGCGGTTCACTGATCTAGAAAAGAGTTTGCGGGTCGCATGGAAATGGCAGAAATCGCATCATAATGGATACGAGCCCACGAAAGCTTCATTTTAA
- the LOC110918467 gene encoding replication factor C subunit 1 — translation MQGDIRKWFMKQHDKDKDKEKEKDNGNAPKPAKPALAIPGKTSTAKDTSSSSPVKSVQGGQESSGRRKTSKYFASEKQNQEDAKEASGPTSKRKVEKSSSNAQPSPAKKLHKVNDDDDDDDFVLPKTGKSSAETTPSKKLKSGSGKGVPSPSMKEESDDDTPVISKSSGRGRGRRGGAAGGRGKKLEDDEGGDGDDEDAKEVKSGGRGRGGRGGSAAAGGRGGGRGGFMPFGERKDPPHKGEKEVPEGSPECLSGLTFVISGTLDSLEREEAEDLIKRHGGRVTGSVSKKTTYLLCDEDIGGRKSETAKKLGTKFLTEDGLFDMIRASNRSKVTKKEETKKPVTVKEETKKPVIVKEETEKQVDKITASVPKPSPQKAVKKKDEVRKPTDSLPWTEKYKPKVLTDIIGNQSLVKQLHDWLKNWDANFLSGASKGKGKKPNDSGAKKAILLSGTPGIGKTTSAKLVSKMLGFQTIEVNASDSRGKADSKIEKGIGSSTANSIKELVSNQSLNADMNSSKHPKAVLIMDEVDGMSAGDRGGVADLILSIKTSKIPIICICNDRYSQKLKSLVNYCLLLSFHKPTKQQMAKRLAQVAKTEGLQVNEVALEELASRVNGDMRMALNQLQYMSLSMREIKYDDIRQRLLNSSKDEDMSPFTAVQKLFDYNGGNLRMDERFDLSTSDPDLVPLIIQENYINYRPSSVKKDENGVQRMNLIARAADSIANADIINVQIRRYQKWQLFPSSTLQSSIIPAALLHGSRETLEQGERNFNRFGGWLGKNSTMGKNYRLLDDVHVHLLSSLQFNLGRRTLCLEYLSLLLKHMTDPLKTLTKDEAVEKVVEFMDEYSISQEDFESLMAMSKFQGRPNPLDGVPPAVKAALTKAYNKGSKSRVIRSADLITLPGIKKAPKKRVAAMLEPIDDGVVADADVAQNDENNSDAEDLGDGDEEKPKVDIESLSSKGIQLQMESKATGTKRAPAGRGRGGGGRGGAGGAGASSSKRKR, via the exons ATG CAAGGGGATATTAGAAAGTGGTTCATGAAACAACACGACAAAGACAAAGacaaagaaaaagagaaagataaCGGAAATGCACCAAAACCTGCAAAACCAGCACTCGCGATACCAGGGAAAACATCAACTGCCAAAGACACATCCTCGTCTTCACCTGTGAAATCA GTACAAGGAGGTCAAGAAAGTTCAGGGAGACGTAAAACTAGTAAATATTTTGCTTCCGAAAAACAAAATCAAGAAGATGCAAAAGAAGCATCTGGACCCACATCAAAACGAAAGGTGGAGAAGTCATCTTCTAATGCACAACCGTCACCTGCAAAGAAGCTGCACAAAGTGAATGACGACGACGACGATGATGATTTTGTTTTACCCAAAACCGGAAAAAGCTCAGCCGAAACGACTCCCAGTAAGAAACTGAAAAGCGGTTCCGGTAAAGGCGTTCCCAGTCCAAGTATGAAAGAAGAAAGCGATGACGACACTCCAGTAATTTCTAAATCCAGCGGAAGAGGTCGCGGTAGAAGGGGAGGGGCGGCTGGCGGCAGAGGGaaaaagttggaggatgacgaGGGCGGTGATGGTGATGACGAGGATGCTAAAGAGGTCAAGTCTGGTGGCCGTGGTCGTGGTGGAAGGGGTGGTTCGGCGGCGGCAGGTGGAAGAGGTGGTGGACGTGGTGGATTTATGCCGTTCGGTGAACGGAAAGATCCTCCTCACAAAGGAGAAAAGGAAGTTCCGGAAGGTTCTCCTGAATGTTTATCTGGTTTGACTTTTGTCATCAGTGGAACACTCGACAG TCTGGAAAGAGAAGAAGCTGAGGATCTGATTAAACGACATGGAGGCCGTGTTACCGGATCCGTCAGCAAGAAAACG acgTATCTCTTATGCGATGAAGATATTGGGGGACGGAAATCAGAAACTGCAAAAAAGCTCGG CACAAAGTTTCTTACCGAGGACGGACTTTTTGACATGATTCGTGCATCAAATCGCTCAAAAGTCACCAAGAAAGAAGAAACGAAGAAACCGGTCACCGTTAAAGAAGAAACGAAGAAACCGGTCATCGTTAAAGAAGAAACGGAGAAACAAGTGGACAAAATAACCGCTTCTGTACCGAAACCAAGTCCTCAAAAAGCAGTAAAAAAGA AGGATGAAGTTCGTAAACCAACCGATTCACTGCCGTGGACAGAGAAATACAAACCGAAAGTTCTAACTGATATTATAGGGAATCAGTCACTG GTGAAGCAGCTTCATGATTGGCTGAAAAACTGGGATGCGAATTTTCTGAGCGGTGCTAGTAAGGGAAAGGGTAAAAAGCCGAACGACTCAGGGGCAAAAAAGGCAATTTTATTAAGTGGTACACCTGGCATAGGGAAGACTACATCTGCAAAGTTAGTTAGTAAAATGCTCGGTTTCCAGACCATTGAG GTTAACGCTAGTGACAGTCGCGGAAAGGCTGATTCGAAAATAGAAAAAGGAATCGGTAGTAGCACGGCTAATTCTATAAAAGAACTTGTCAGTAATCAATCTTTGAATGCCGACATGAATAG CTCAAAGCATCCAAAGGCAGTGCTGATTATGGATGAAGTTGACGGTATGTCTGCCGGAGACAGGGGTGGTGTAGCAGATCTTATCTTAAGTATCAAAACGTCGAAAATCCCGATTATTTGTATATGCAATGACCGATATAGTCAGAAGTTAAAAAGTCTTGTGAATTACTGTTTACTCCTCAGCTTCCACAAACCAACAAAACAACAG ATGGCAAAGAGATTGGCACAAGTTGCAAAGACAGAAGGCCTTCAAGTAAACGAG GTTGCACTTGAGGAACTTGCTTCTAGAGTTAATGGAGATATGCGTATGGCGTTGAACCAGTTGCAATATATGAGTCTATCGATGAGAGAAATTAAATACGATGACATAAGACAGCGACTTCTTAACAGTTCTAAAGATGAAGATATGTCTCCTTTTACAGCAGTTCAAAA ACTGTTTGATTACAATGGTGGTAACCTGCGGATGGATGAACGTTTCGATCTTAGCACAAGTGATCCAGATTTAGTACCTCTTATCATACAg GAAAACTACATCAATTACAGGCCAAGTTCGGTTAAGAAAGACGAAAATGGAGTCCAAAGGATGAATTTAATCGCACGTGCGGCTGATTCTATTGCGAACGCGGATATAATTAATGTACAAATAAGAAGATACCAAAAGTGGCAGCTTTTTCCAAGTAGTACTTTACAATCTAGTATAATCCC GGCTGCTCTGCTGCATGGAAGCCGCGAAACATTAGAACAG GGTGAAAGGAACTTTAACAGATTTGGCGGTTGGTTAGGAAAGAACTCTACGATGGGAAAGAATTACAGGCTACTCGACGATGTGCATGTTCATCTGCTATCGTCCCTACAGTTCAATTTGGGCAG GAGAACCTTGTGTCTTGAATATCTCTCCCTTCTCCTTAAACACATGACGGATCCACTAAAGACGCTCACAAAG GATGAAGCtgttgaaaaggtggttgagtTTATGGATGAGTACTCTATAAGCCAGGAGGACTTTGAGTCACTAATGGCCATGTCGAAATTTCAG GGGCGCCCAAATCCACTTGATGGTGTTCCGCCAGCTGTAAAAGCCGCGCTAACAAAGGCATATAACAAAGGAAGTAAGTCGCGTGTGATTCGTTCAGCAGATTTAATCACACTTCCAGGTATTAAAAAGGCTCCGAAGAAACGGGTTGCCGCCATGCTGGAACCGATAGATGATGGTGTGGTGGCGGATGCTGATGTTGCACAGAATGATGAAAACAACTCGGATGCAGAGGATCTGG GTGATGGTGACGAGGAAAAGCCAAAAGTGGATATTGAGAGTCTCAGTTCGAAAG GAATTCAACTACAAATGGAGTCTAAGGCTACGGGCACGAAGCGGGCCCCTGCAGGTAGAGGAAGAGGTGGCGGTGGTCgtggtggtgctggtggtgcTGGTGCAAGTTCTTCGAAGCGAAAAAGGTGA